The following nucleotide sequence is from Sphingomonas swuensis.
ATCGCGATCGTCACGCGAGCGGTCGTCACGGTGGCCGCGGTTCTGGTCGCGGCTGTCATACCGATCGTAAGCCATTTACTCTCCTCCGTCTGGGAGCAATCCGCCAAGGGGATAACGGATGCTGTGGGAGGGAAACGAGCGCATCGCGTCGCCGTTCCGGGCCCAAGGGCCAGGATGACGCGCGCCAGAGCCGAAACGAATAGGGGGCAAATAGCGCGTTGCGCTGGCGCCCAAGCGCCGCTAGAGCGCGCCCCACAACCGGTGCGGGGCTGTAGCTCAGATGGGAGAGCGCTGCAATCGCACTGCAGAGGTCAGGGGTTCGATTCCCCTCAGCTCCACCAGCCCCGGTTTGTTTTCCCGCATCATCGTCGAGCGCGGTTTCCCGCCGCGGTAGAGAGCCGACGGTGGGCGCGTGTCGCCGCCGTGATCGGCCAGGCGACTGACGGTCGGCCCCGCCCTTGGTCCAAGTCGGAACAACCTTCCCGGCGCCTCCGTTACCCTCGCACCCCCTTTTTGTTGCGAGCAGAGCATGGCCACGCGCTTCCACTCGACCCTGTCCGGGTCGCAGTTCTTCAACGACGCCTTCCAGCGCGCGCTCAGCCACTGGAACCGCGAGCGGCTGGCGCCGTCGCTTCCGGGGCCGGGCAGCGCCGCGCGGATCGACCGCGACGTGCGGATGCAGCGGCTCGAGCTCGGCTTCCTCGAGGATTTGCGGGCCGAAGTGGTCGAAGAGGCGGCCGAGGCGCCGACCGACGTCGCCGAATTCATCGCCTGGTTCGAGGGCCTGGAAGCGTCGGGTCCCGGCCAGCACGACCGGCTGTTCGACTGGCTCGAGGCCGAGGCGAGTGTCGACGATCTCAAGCTCTATCTGACCCAGGAGGCGGCGGGCGAGGCCGGGTTCGACGACCTCGTGGCCATGACCCAGGTTCGGCTTCCCGCTCAGGCCAAGATGGAGCTTGCCCGCAACTATTGGGACGAAATGGGCCGCGGCAACCCCAAGGGGATGCACGGCCCGATGCTCGACTATGTCGTCGAGGAGCTGGAGCTGGAGCCCGCGATCGAGACGACCAGCTGGGAGAGCCTCGCGCTCGCCAATGCGATGACCGGCATGGCGACCAACCGCGATTATGCCTGGCACAGCGTCGGCGCGCTCGGCGCGATCGAGCTGACCGCGCCAGCCCGCTCGGCGGCGGTGTCGAAGTCGATGCGGCGGCTCGGCTTCGATGCCCGGCTTCGGCGCTACTTCGACCTTCACGCGGTGCTCGACATCAAGCACAGTGAGGAGTGGAACAAGGAAGCGATCACGCCGCTGGTCGCCGACCCGGTCGAGGGTCCGGCGCGGGCCCGGGCGATGGCCGAGGGCGCGCTGATGCGGCTGAGGTGCGGCAAGCGCTGCTTCGAACGCTACCGCGAGATGCTCGGCGTCGCCTGAGCGTGTAGCGGTGACCGGCAGGCAAGGGCGAGGGCGAGGTTGCACTCGCCGCCGCCCCTGCTACCCGCCTCGGCCATGACCTTTTCCCCCGAGCCCCTGGCCGCGCTCCTCGAAGCGCTCGACAATGAGGGCTATGCCTTCACCACCGTCACTCCGGCGACCCACCAGCGCGTGCTCGACCGGCGCCGGGGCGAGGCCGCGGCCGACCTTCGCGACGTCTTCGGCTGGAGCATGGAGTTCGGACGCGAGACGCTGCCCGGCGACCTGTTCGGCCTGCTCGAGGAGGGTGGGGCGCTCGAGCGGCGCGGCGAGCGCTATCGCAGCCTGATCCGGGTCGCCTCGCTGTCGGGGCGGCTGTTCGCCCATTCGGCCTTTCCAACCGATGAAGGCGACAGCGTCTTCTTCGGTCCCGACACCTACCGCTTCGCCCGCTTCATCGAGGCGGCGGCGCAGGAC
It contains:
- a CDS encoding iron-containing redox enzyme family protein, giving the protein MATRFHSTLSGSQFFNDAFQRALSHWNRERLAPSLPGPGSAARIDRDVRMQRLELGFLEDLRAEVVEEAAEAPTDVAEFIAWFEGLEASGPGQHDRLFDWLEAEASVDDLKLYLTQEAAGEAGFDDLVAMTQVRLPAQAKMELARNYWDEMGRGNPKGMHGPMLDYVVEELELEPAIETTSWESLALANAMTGMATNRDYAWHSVGALGAIELTAPARSAAVSKSMRRLGFDARLRRYFDLHAVLDIKHSEEWNKEAITPLVADPVEGPARARAMAEGALMRLRCGKRCFERYREMLGVA